CTTCAGGATCTTTGTATAGCGCTCTGGCAAAAGCAATTCGCTGTTTTTCTCCTCCTGATAAATTGGCTCCAAATTCTCCTAAATAGGTATTGAATCCGTTTGGCAGAGATTCGATAAAATCATAAGCGCCAACTTTTTTACTGACTTCAATTATCTTTTCCATATCTGGATTTGATTCTCCAATAGAAATGTTGAAGGCAATTGTTCCGTCAAAAAGCTCAACGTTTTGAGGCACAGTGGTAATAAGAGCGTTTATACTGTCTTTTGAAATGTAATTTAAGTCGTATTCTCCAATTAATATTTTACCTTCTTTTGGACTGTAAATGTTTTGAATTAATGAGGCAATGGTACTTTTTCCGCTTCCACTTTCTCCAACAAAAGCGGTGAAAGCTCCTTTTTTGATCGTAATATTTAAATCTTTAAAAATGTAACGTCCTAATTCGTATGAGAAATCAATGTTTTTGAATTTAATATCATCAAAGTTGTTTCTGGTTAGATTTACTTTTGATTCCATTTCTTCTCTGTCCAAATCCATGATTCCAAATAAACGGTCTGAAGCAATCATGGCATTCTGAATCGCCTGATTTGTTCCAATTAACTGTGATGCCGGTCCTGTAAAGTATCCTATAATAGAGTAAAATGAAAACAGTTCACCCGGCGTAATATCTCCATCAATAGCATAATAGGTTCCTACCCATAAAAGAATGATGGTAAACAATCTGGAAATAAAATCAGTAGCGGTTCTTGAAAAGATTCCGTTCATTCCTGATTTGTAAATGCTTTTCAACAGATCGACAAATTTTAGTTCTGTTCTGGTTTTAGAGAAATCTTCTAAAGACAGTCTTTTTACAGTTCCAATGTTTTTTATGGATTCTACCAGCTGTGATTCGAGCATGGCATTTTTTTCCATTATAGAACGTTCTGCTGTTTTGTTCAATTTGTTTGTTATCAAATAAATAATAACATAAAACGGAATGATCAGCGAAATAATCAGTGCCAGTTTCCAATAGAATGAAAACATAAAAATAAAGGAAAAAAACACAATAAGCACGTTTACTGAAATACTTAAAGCAGTTTCATTTATCAAGGCACGAATTTTTACTGCATCGCCTATTCTAGACATGATTTCACCAATTCTCATGGTGTCAAAAAACTTTTGAGGCATGGTAAAAAGATGTTTGTAATAGCCCAGAATTAATCGTGAATCGATCTGCTGGCTTGTTTTTAGGATGAAAACATCTTTTAAAACGCTATATACAATCTGCAACAGCAAACATCCAATAACAATAACACTCATAAGGTTTAGTAAGCTTTTGTTACCGCTTACGAGTACAAAATCTGTAATCTTACCTACGTAAATCGATACCGAAAAACCTAGTAAAGTGTATAAAACGGCTCCGATTATGGCTTGTAATAAAATGTATTTATGAGGCTTTAATAAAAATAGTATTCTTTTAAAATTTGATATTTTCTCGTTTTTTTCCTTGAAAATATCATCATCCGGAACTAATATTAAGGCATAACCTGTAAACATTCCTTCAAATTCGGCTAGTGGCTTTTTTTCCAGTTTCCCGTTTGAAGGATCCATGATCTGGATGTATTTACTAGTTATTTTGTAAGCAACAACATAATGAGGAAATTCGTGTCCTTCATGTTTTATTACAACATGTAAAAGAGCCGGAATTGGCAGGTCTTTTAATCCTTCAAAATCTACTTTTACTCCTTTAGCCAGGAAACCTAATTTAACTGCTGCTTCTCGTAATCCAAGTAATGTTGTTCCTTTTTGAGTAGTATTGGCATACTGGCGGATTCTTGAAATTGGCA
This is a stretch of genomic DNA from Flavobacterium endoglycinae. It encodes these proteins:
- a CDS encoding peptidase domain-containing ABC transporter; protein product: MSKIEIKQHDFSDCGAACLASISEHYNLSLPISRIRQYANTTQKGTTLLGLREAAVKLGFLAKGVKVDFEGLKDLPIPALLHVVIKHEGHEFPHYVVAYKITSKYIQIMDPSNGKLEKKPLAEFEGMFTGYALILVPDDDIFKEKNEKISNFKRILFLLKPHKYILLQAIIGAVLYTLLGFSVSIYVGKITDFVLVSGNKSLLNLMSVIVIGCLLLQIVYSVLKDVFILKTSQQIDSRLILGYYKHLFTMPQKFFDTMRIGEIMSRIGDAVKIRALINETALSISVNVLIVFFSFIFMFSFYWKLALIISLIIPFYVIIYLITNKLNKTAERSIMEKNAMLESQLVESIKNIGTVKRLSLEDFSKTRTELKFVDLLKSIYKSGMNGIFSRTATDFISRLFTIILLWVGTYYAIDGDITPGELFSFYSIIGYFTGPASQLIGTNQAIQNAMIASDRLFGIMDLDREEMESKVNLTRNNFDDIKFKNIDFSYELGRYIFKDLNITIKKGAFTAFVGESGSGKSTIASLIQNIYSPKEGKILIGEYDLNYISKDSINALITTVPQNVELFDGTIAFNISIGESNPDMEKIIEVSKKVGAYDFIESLPNGFNTYLGEFGANLSGGEKQRIAFARALYKDPEVLILDEATSALDSESEMVIKKLIDELHAQGKTIIVIAHKLQSIKNADVIYAFKKGEIVESGSHQELMNKEEYYYRMWNNIIV